A stretch of Microbacterium sp. 4R-513 DNA encodes these proteins:
- a CDS encoding class I SAM-dependent methyltransferase, producing the protein MRDPMHFDAIADDYSAARPPYPPELWARVRDTGLVGPGRRALDLGAGTGQATGPLLAMGPDVTAVEPGHRLAALLRARHPGAEVVVARAEDLTPADASFDLAVAATSIHWMDLDVVLPAVHRALTADGRFLVWRNVFGDAEAPVTPFRRRVSQIVERRGETVSGGDPEDAAATAERLSRSGLFAVHEICQWRWSIALDSHEIDRLFRTFSNWSADEAREAADAVRELGGQVIEHYSSWLIELVPRRQPPPA; encoded by the coding sequence GTGCGGGATCCGATGCACTTCGACGCGATTGCGGACGACTACTCCGCCGCCCGGCCGCCGTATCCTCCCGAGCTGTGGGCGCGGGTGCGCGACACCGGGCTGGTGGGCCCCGGTCGCCGGGCGCTGGATCTCGGAGCCGGCACGGGTCAGGCGACCGGACCGCTTCTGGCGATGGGACCGGACGTCACAGCCGTCGAGCCCGGGCACAGGCTGGCGGCGCTGCTGCGGGCGCGGCATCCCGGAGCGGAGGTCGTCGTGGCGCGGGCGGAGGATCTCACGCCGGCCGACGCGTCGTTCGATCTCGCGGTGGCGGCGACGTCGATCCACTGGATGGACCTCGATGTCGTGCTGCCCGCGGTCCACCGAGCGCTCACGGCCGATGGGCGGTTCCTCGTGTGGCGGAATGTCTTCGGGGACGCCGAGGCACCCGTGACCCCCTTCCGGAGACGGGTCAGTCAGATCGTCGAAAGGCGAGGCGAGACGGTCTCGGGCGGTGATCCGGAGGATGCGGCGGCCACCGCCGAGAGGCTGAGCCGGTCAGGATTGTTCGCGGTGCACGAGATCTGCCAGTGGCGATGGAGCATCGCCCTCGACTCCCACGAGATCGACCGGCTGTTCCGCACCTTCAGCAACTGGTCTGCCGACGAGGCCCGCGAAGCCGCGGACGCCGTGCGGGAGCTCGGCGGCCAGGTGATCGAACACTATTCGTCGTGGCTGATCGAGCTCGTTCCGCGACGGCAACCCCCTCCGGCGTGA
- a CDS encoding ChaB family protein — protein MPAREELPATIKRSPKHAQDIWLATHDSAVETYGEGERAHRTAFSALKHQYEKVGDHWELKEEKGPSDEGALSRDGETAGGVNANATKKHLLDVAKRLDVRGRTRMTKDELVEAIQKANDRESRRSLEAER, from the coding sequence ATGCCGGCCCGCGAAGAACTCCCGGCGACGATCAAGCGGTCGCCGAAGCACGCTCAGGACATCTGGCTCGCGACGCACGACTCGGCCGTGGAGACATACGGCGAAGGGGAGCGAGCACACCGGACCGCGTTCTCGGCGCTCAAGCACCAGTACGAGAAGGTCGGGGACCACTGGGAGCTCAAAGAGGAGAAGGGCCCCTCGGACGAGGGCGCCCTGAGCCGGGACGGCGAGACGGCAGGTGGCGTCAACGCGAATGCCACGAAGAAGCACCTGCTCGACGTCGCGAAGCGCCTCGACGTGCGCGGGCGCACCAGGATGACGAAGGACGAGCTCGTCGAGGCGATCCAGAAGGCGAACGACCGGGAGAGCCGGCGGAGTCTCGAAGCGGAGCGGTGA
- a CDS encoding GNAT family N-acetyltransferase: MADDDLPTGPSGHVIKPLTPETFPAWLALAEKHNGVWGGCYCSYFHGDTEQTVKSEYDRATFKRRLVEEGVAHAALVFEGDDAIAWCEYGSPLELPGIYHRKEYEAGEDHPAPWRITCFFVDRDHRRSGVAREALDGALDLIARAGGGEVVSFPNELVSGKKTSSSFLHNGTRAMFEKAGFRFERHIGKSKTVMRKMVAPAAA, translated from the coding sequence ATGGCCGATGACGACCTCCCCACGGGACCTTCCGGGCACGTGATCAAGCCGCTCACACCCGAGACCTTCCCGGCCTGGCTGGCGCTCGCCGAGAAGCACAACGGCGTCTGGGGCGGATGCTACTGCTCCTACTTCCACGGCGACACCGAGCAGACCGTCAAGAGCGAGTACGACAGGGCGACGTTCAAGCGGCGACTCGTGGAGGAGGGGGTGGCGCACGCCGCGCTCGTGTTCGAGGGCGACGACGCGATTGCCTGGTGCGAGTACGGGAGTCCGCTCGAGCTGCCGGGCATCTATCACCGCAAGGAGTACGAGGCGGGGGAGGACCACCCGGCGCCGTGGCGCATCACATGCTTCTTCGTCGACCGGGATCACCGGCGCTCCGGGGTCGCCCGGGAGGCGCTCGACGGCGCCCTCGACCTCATCGCCCGAGCCGGTGGGGGCGAGGTCGTGTCTTTCCCGAATGAGCTCGTATCGGGCAAGAAGACGTCGTCGTCGTTCCTGCACAACGGCACCCGGGCGATGTTCGAGAAGGCCGGATTCAGGTTCGAGCGTCACATCGGCAAGAGCAAGACGGTGATGCGGAAGATGGTCGCTCCCGCCGCCGCCTGA
- a CDS encoding Ig-like domain repeat protein: protein MPFRSRRRGLAASVAAVLAIVASVVVAPSLARADGPTTFSNPAPIAIPAAGAPDQTGPASPYPSTIAVSGMAGLVTKVQVVFTGLTHSTLNDVDAMVVAPSGQNLVVLSDVGDPNTLAFTNNATLTFDDAAASGVPTGNVPSGTYRPTNTAGVEAFPAPAPGPSAQTTLAGAFTGINPNGNWQLFIVDDTSGDIGSMAGGWSLVITTEQAAVATTTVVTTSGSPSATGAPVTFTATVTAAGGPVTGTVAFTADGAPLGTVALNAAGIAQVTTSTLTEGTHAIVGTYSGSTGFLASNGSVSQRVDNPTTVTGTTYCNPGSLTVPANGPAAPYPSNITVTGLTAPVTKVTATLNGVSHAVPVDLDVLLSGPVPTTNVMLMSDVGGTSPVSGATIVFDDAAAGPVPTPLASGTFRPTDDDADAADAAFPAPAPVVSPATTLATFNGTSANGVWSLWVVDDASGDAGSISGGWCLTFTTASPTATTLTSSVNPSTFGQSVTFTATVTADGQPVSTGTVAFADGVSPLAAAVPLSASGTATFTTSTLAVGSHTVTSTYSGDAGLSASDATVTQVVDLAPTTTTITSSVNPSVVGQAVTLTATVTAGGSPVPTGTVAFFDGVIALGAPVALAPDGTATFTTSAFAEGTHPISAVYSGSPAYATSTGNLIQAVLPPVVADAGGPYSVAEGAALTLDGSGSSPGATYAWDLNADGDFTDATGPTPTLNWAELEALGIDDGPSTHTITLRVTLGQQEATDSTSLDVVNTAPDTVVTGGLTATVGVPFTIKVGADDPSSADMAASFTYTVDWGDGSPVVSVVGPADPPITHTYAAAGTYTASLTSTDKDGGTGAPLEIQVVVTAAPVVPPAEEAPPVAAPAAGGLPVTGADPTGPALGAALLLLAGASLLVIGRYRRTRRS from the coding sequence ATGCCCTTCCGATCTCGGCGGCGGGGGCTCGCAGCATCCGTCGCCGCGGTCCTGGCCATCGTGGCAAGCGTCGTCGTCGCACCCTCTCTGGCCCGCGCGGACGGCCCGACGACGTTCTCGAATCCCGCGCCGATCGCCATCCCCGCCGCCGGGGCGCCGGATCAGACTGGGCCGGCCAGTCCCTATCCGTCCACCATCGCCGTCTCAGGCATGGCGGGACTGGTGACCAAGGTGCAGGTCGTCTTCACCGGCCTCACGCACAGCACACTCAACGACGTCGACGCCATGGTGGTCGCGCCCTCGGGGCAGAACCTCGTCGTGCTCTCGGACGTCGGCGACCCCAACACCCTGGCCTTCACGAACAACGCGACGCTCACCTTCGACGATGCCGCGGCAAGCGGCGTGCCCACGGGCAACGTCCCGAGCGGAACCTACCGTCCCACCAACACCGCCGGGGTGGAGGCTTTCCCCGCACCGGCACCCGGGCCGTCGGCGCAGACGACTCTCGCCGGCGCCTTCACCGGCATCAACCCGAACGGGAACTGGCAGCTGTTCATCGTCGACGACACCTCGGGGGACATCGGCTCGATGGCCGGTGGGTGGAGCCTCGTCATCACGACCGAACAGGCAGCCGTTGCAACGACGACCGTGGTGACCACGTCTGGCTCGCCCTCGGCGACCGGAGCGCCGGTGACCTTCACCGCGACCGTCACCGCGGCGGGCGGCCCCGTCACCGGGACCGTCGCGTTCACCGCTGACGGCGCACCGTTGGGTACCGTCGCCCTGAACGCCGCCGGGATCGCGCAGGTGACCACGTCGACGCTCACGGAGGGCACCCACGCGATCGTCGGCACGTACTCGGGCAGCACCGGCTTCCTCGCGAGCAACGGCTCGGTGTCGCAGCGGGTGGACAACCCCACCACCGTCACCGGCACCACGTACTGCAATCCGGGATCGCTGACCGTCCCGGCGAACGGTCCCGCTGCCCCGTACCCGTCGAACATCACCGTGACGGGGCTGACCGCTCCCGTGACGAAGGTCACCGCGACCCTCAACGGGGTCTCGCATGCCGTGCCGGTCGATCTCGACGTGCTGCTGTCGGGGCCGGTGCCGACGACGAACGTCATGCTGATGAGCGACGTCGGCGGGACCTCGCCCGTGAGCGGCGCGACGATCGTCTTCGACGACGCCGCCGCCGGTCCGGTGCCGACACCGCTCGCCTCGGGCACCTTCCGGCCGACGGACGACGACGCGGATGCAGCGGATGCCGCGTTCCCGGCCCCCGCGCCGGTCGTGAGCCCGGCGACGACCCTCGCGACCTTCAACGGCACCAGCGCAAACGGTGTGTGGAGCCTGTGGGTCGTCGACGACGCCTCGGGCGACGCCGGATCGATCAGCGGCGGCTGGTGCCTCACCTTCACGACAGCGAGCCCGACAGCGACGACCCTCACCTCGAGCGTCAACCCCTCGACCTTCGGACAGTCCGTCACGTTCACGGCGACCGTCACGGCGGACGGCCAGCCGGTCTCGACGGGCACCGTCGCATTCGCGGACGGCGTCAGCCCCCTCGCCGCCGCAGTGCCCCTGAGCGCGTCGGGAACGGCGACCTTCACCACCAGCACTCTCGCGGTCGGGTCGCACACCGTCACCTCGACCTACTCCGGCGATGCGGGCTTGAGCGCGAGCGACGCGACCGTGACCCAGGTGGTGGACCTCGCGCCGACCACGACGACGATCACGTCCAGCGTCAACCCCTCGGTCGTGGGTCAGGCTGTCACCTTGACGGCGACCGTGACGGCCGGCGGTTCGCCCGTTCCGACTGGAACCGTGGCCTTCTTCGACGGCGTCATCGCTCTCGGCGCCCCGGTAGCCCTCGCGCCGGACGGAACGGCGACCTTCACCACGAGCGCCTTCGCTGAGGGGACGCATCCCATCAGCGCCGTCTACTCCGGCAGCCCCGCCTACGCCACGAGCACCGGCAACCTCATCCAGGCCGTTCTGCCACCCGTCGTCGCGGACGCGGGCGGCCCCTACTCGGTCGCTGAGGGAGCCGCGCTCACCCTGGACGGGTCCGGGTCGAGCCCCGGCGCGACGTATGCGTGGGATCTGAATGCCGACGGCGACTTCACCGACGCCACCGGCCCGACACCGACTCTGAACTGGGCCGAGCTCGAGGCTCTCGGCATCGACGACGGCCCGTCGACGCACACCATCACACTGCGGGTGACTCTGGGGCAGCAGGAAGCGACCGACTCGACGTCGCTCGACGTGGTCAACACGGCACCGGACACCGTCGTCACGGGCGGGCTGACCGCGACGGTCGGGGTTCCCTTCACCATCAAGGTGGGGGCGGACGATCCGTCCTCGGCCGACATGGCGGCGAGCTTCACCTACACGGTGGACTGGGGCGACGGCTCTCCGGTGGTGAGCGTGGTCGGACCGGCCGACCCGCCGATCACCCACACCTACGCCGCCGCCGGCACGTACACCGCGTCGCTGACCTCGACCGACAAGGACGGCGGGACCGGAGCCCCGCTCGAGATCCAGGTCGTGGTGACGGCCGCGCCGGTGGTTCCGCCCGCCGAAGAGGCACCTCCGGTCGCTGCGCCGGCTGCAGGAGGCCTGCCGGTGACCGGGGCAGATCCGACGGGGCCGGCACTCGGGGCGGCATTGCTCCTGCTCGCGGGAGCCTCGCTCCTCGTCATCGGACGCTACCGCCGGACTCGCCGCAGCTGA
- a CDS encoding tail fiber protein, which yields MDPFIGEIRCFGFNFAPRGWALCNGQLLSISQNTALFSLLGTMYGGNGQTTFGLPDLRGRTSLGFGQGPGLTNRTQGELAGSEAVTLTAGALPPHGHTVAASATATTKNPSGSLPAVTGAGSSYGTTTDLTMSPSMIGGGGSAQPHDNMQPYLVLNWCIALEGVFPSRP from the coding sequence ATGGACCCTTTCATCGGCGAGATCCGCTGCTTCGGCTTCAACTTCGCCCCGAGGGGGTGGGCGCTGTGCAACGGACAGCTCCTGTCCATCTCGCAGAACACCGCCCTCTTCTCGCTCCTCGGCACGATGTACGGCGGCAACGGCCAGACGACGTTCGGCCTCCCCGACCTGCGCGGCCGTACCTCCCTGGGCTTCGGCCAGGGTCCGGGCCTGACCAATCGCACGCAGGGTGAGCTGGCCGGCTCCGAGGCAGTGACCCTGACGGCGGGCGCGCTTCCGCCCCACGGCCACACCGTCGCCGCATCGGCCACGGCGACGACGAAGAACCCGTCGGGCTCGCTTCCGGCGGTGACCGGAGCGGGGTCCTCTTATGGCACGACGACGGACCTGACCATGAGTCCGTCGATGATCGGCGGCGGCGGATCCGCCCAGCCGCACGACAACATGCAGCCCTACCTCGTGCTCAACTGGTGCATCGCATTGGAGGGCGTCTTCCCCTCGCGCCCCTGA
- a CDS encoding NAD(P)-binding domain-containing protein yields MTVDRPVIGIIGAGRLGRVLARLAADAGYTVLVAGSGDPGRISVPSRLRPRVSAGTSEHVAERADVVILALPLGRYREIPTRPLAGKLVIDAMNFWWESDGLLAEFTDPLGSSSEVVQRHLAGSRVVKAFNHMGYADVEDESRPRGRAGRKAIGIAGDDARDVGLVADLVDDLGFDPVVVGPLADGVKLEPGTEPFGADVDATELRALVDRFADSQRGRRRAAALRSEE; encoded by the coding sequence ATGACCGTCGACAGGCCCGTCATCGGCATCATCGGCGCGGGCCGGCTCGGAAGAGTTCTCGCGAGACTCGCCGCCGACGCCGGCTACACGGTCCTCGTCGCCGGCTCCGGGGACCCGGGGCGGATCTCCGTGCCGTCTCGGCTGCGGCCTCGCGTGAGCGCCGGTACATCGGAGCATGTCGCCGAGCGGGCCGACGTCGTGATCCTCGCCCTGCCCTTGGGCAGATATCGGGAGATCCCGACGCGGCCCCTCGCCGGCAAGCTCGTGATCGATGCGATGAACTTCTGGTGGGAATCCGACGGTCTGCTGGCGGAGTTCACCGATCCGCTGGGTTCCAGCAGCGAGGTGGTCCAGCGCCACCTGGCCGGGTCGCGGGTCGTGAAGGCGTTCAACCACATGGGATACGCCGACGTCGAGGACGAGTCCCGGCCGCGCGGCCGGGCAGGCCGCAAAGCGATCGGCATCGCCGGCGACGACGCCCGCGATGTGGGCCTGGTCGCCGACCTCGTGGACGACCTGGGCTTCGACCCGGTCGTCGTGGGTCCCCTCGCCGACGGGGTCAAGCTCGAACCCGGCACGGAGCCCTTCGGCGCCGACGTCGACGCGACCGAGCTCCGCGCCCTCGTCGACCGCTTCGCCGATTCGCAGCGCGGCCGGCGCCGAGCGGCGGCGCTCCGCTCCGAGGAGTAG
- a CDS encoding SMP-30/gluconolactonase/LRE family protein encodes MSGRIVARALTAAALAGMLALSTATAAGAATAAGSPPGGGAVEDLIALPDGFQPEGITIDPRGTAYLGSLADGDIYAADLRTGDGEVISEGPGIPAAGLKIDRQGRLFVAGGPSGVARVIDSATGEELARYQLAPAGAFINDVVLTRDGAWFTNSTAAELYFLPIGPSGALPDPSEIVTLPLTGEWVQQAGFNANGIAETTDHKALLVIQSSTGTLFRVDPDTGAATAVDLGGTSLEFGDGLLVIGRTLYVVQNQLNRIAVIRLDADGTSGSLITTLANDAFDVPTTVAAYGSSLFLPNARFGTPPSPDTEYDVVRVHR; translated from the coding sequence ATGTCCGGTCGAATCGTTGCCCGTGCCCTGACCGCCGCCGCACTGGCTGGAATGCTGGCGCTCTCGACGGCGACCGCCGCCGGCGCCGCCACCGCCGCCGGCTCGCCGCCGGGAGGCGGAGCGGTCGAAGACCTCATCGCCCTCCCCGACGGCTTCCAGCCCGAGGGCATCACGATCGATCCCCGCGGCACCGCCTACCTGGGATCCCTCGCCGACGGCGACATCTATGCCGCCGACCTGCGTACGGGTGACGGCGAAGTCATCAGCGAGGGTCCCGGCATCCCGGCCGCAGGTCTCAAGATCGACCGGCAGGGACGGCTCTTCGTCGCGGGCGGACCCAGCGGCGTCGCGCGGGTGATCGACTCGGCGACCGGTGAGGAGCTTGCGCGCTACCAGCTGGCTCCGGCGGGGGCGTTCATCAACGACGTCGTGCTGACGCGCGACGGCGCCTGGTTCACCAACAGCACGGCCGCCGAGCTGTACTTCCTGCCGATCGGCCCGTCGGGCGCCCTGCCCGACCCCTCGGAGATCGTCACCCTGCCGCTGACGGGCGAGTGGGTGCAGCAAGCCGGCTTCAACGCGAACGGCATCGCCGAGACGACCGACCACAAGGCGCTCCTCGTGATCCAGTCGTCGACGGGAACGCTGTTCCGCGTCGATCCCGATACGGGCGCAGCCACCGCGGTGGACCTCGGCGGCACATCGCTCGAGTTCGGCGACGGGCTGCTCGTCATCGGCCGGACGCTCTATGTCGTGCAGAACCAGCTGAACCGGATCGCCGTCATCCGCCTCGACGCGGACGGGACCTCCGGGTCGCTCATCACCACGCTGGCGAACGACGCATTCGACGTTCCGACGACTGTCGCCGCCTACGGCTCGAGCCTTTTCCTCCCCAACGCGCGGTTCGGCACCCCGCCAAGCCCCGACACCGAGTACGACGTCGTTCGAGTGCATCGCTGA
- a CDS encoding (deoxy)nucleoside triphosphate pyrophosphohydrolase has product MPAPIDVVAAVIEHDGLFLACRRAAHKAAAGKWEFPGGKVEPGESPAEALEREIREELGIGIHVTGHLTTDMTGPIRLICLIARLDGERPTASTDHDELRWVAREGLAGLDWAEADLPAVRRLSA; this is encoded by the coding sequence ATGCCCGCGCCGATCGACGTCGTCGCCGCCGTCATCGAGCACGACGGACTCTTCCTCGCGTGCCGCCGCGCGGCGCACAAAGCCGCTGCGGGCAAGTGGGAGTTCCCCGGCGGCAAGGTCGAGCCGGGCGAGTCGCCGGCCGAGGCGCTCGAGCGCGAGATCCGCGAAGAGCTCGGCATCGGCATCCACGTCACCGGTCACCTGACGACCGACATGACCGGACCCATTCGCCTCATCTGCCTGATCGCACGGCTCGACGGCGAGCGCCCCACCGCCAGCACCGATCACGATGAACTGCGCTGGGTGGCCCGCGAGGGCCTCGCCGGCCTCGACTGGGCGGAGGCCGACCTGCCCGCCGTCCGGCGGCTCAGCGCCTGA
- a CDS encoding MFS transporter, translating to MTATAPPPTARRIQGTYYVLVLGNTLAASFIWGVNTLFLLDAGLSNFEAFAANALFTAGMLVFEIPTGVVADTLGRRASYLIGTVTLAVSTAMYWMLWVWHSPFWAWAIVSVLLGLGFTFFSGAVDAWLVDALRAVGYKGSLETVFGRSQIFSGVAMLAGSVLGGVVAQLSNLGVPFLIRVGLLLAMFVVAAMLMRDIGFTPDRSEGPLTATRTVFRASVRYGLGEPAVRWLMLASPFTAGVGIYVFYALQPHLLQLWGDEQAYTIAGLAAALLSGASIVGGLLAPWVRRRFRRRTSTILFATVTSALVLVLFGFVENFWIAIVLVAVWGIASAIDDPVHRAYLNAMIPSKQRATVLSFDSLMGSAGGVVIQPALGRVADISGYAISLLWGGVITAVAVPFVLLSRGAGAPADLATALDEDDAAPEAAIEDERAADG from the coding sequence ATGACCGCCACGGCCCCGCCGCCCACCGCCCGGCGCATCCAGGGCACGTACTACGTGCTGGTGCTCGGCAACACGCTCGCGGCCTCTTTCATCTGGGGCGTGAACACGCTCTTCCTTCTCGACGCTGGGCTGTCGAACTTCGAGGCCTTCGCGGCGAACGCCCTCTTCACCGCGGGGATGCTGGTCTTCGAGATCCCGACCGGCGTCGTCGCCGACACGCTCGGGCGTCGGGCGTCGTATCTCATCGGCACGGTGACGCTCGCGGTCTCGACGGCGATGTACTGGATGCTGTGGGTCTGGCACTCGCCCTTCTGGGCGTGGGCGATCGTCTCGGTGCTGCTCGGCCTCGGATTCACGTTCTTCTCGGGCGCCGTCGACGCGTGGCTCGTCGACGCCCTGCGGGCGGTCGGATACAAGGGGAGCCTCGAGACGGTGTTCGGCCGCTCGCAGATCTTCAGCGGCGTCGCGATGCTCGCAGGCTCCGTGCTGGGCGGCGTCGTCGCCCAGCTGTCGAATCTCGGCGTGCCGTTCCTCATCAGGGTCGGCCTGCTGCTCGCGATGTTCGTCGTCGCCGCGATGCTGATGCGCGACATCGGGTTCACACCCGACCGCAGCGAGGGACCGCTGACGGCCACCCGCACGGTGTTCCGCGCGTCCGTGCGGTACGGGCTGGGCGAGCCGGCCGTCCGGTGGCTCATGCTGGCGAGTCCCTTCACGGCGGGCGTCGGCATCTACGTCTTCTACGCCCTTCAGCCTCACCTGCTCCAGCTGTGGGGCGATGAGCAGGCGTACACGATCGCCGGCCTCGCGGCAGCGCTCCTCTCCGGGGCATCCATCGTCGGCGGACTCCTGGCGCCCTGGGTGCGCCGGCGCTTCCGCCGCCGCACCTCGACGATCCTTTTCGCCACGGTGACGAGCGCCCTCGTGCTCGTGCTGTTCGGGTTCGTGGAGAACTTCTGGATCGCGATCGTCCTCGTGGCCGTGTGGGGCATCGCGTCGGCGATCGACGACCCCGTGCACCGCGCGTACCTCAACGCGATGATCCCGTCCAAGCAGCGCGCGACGGTGCTCTCGTTCGACTCGCTGATGGGCTCGGCGGGCGGGGTCGTGATCCAGCCCGCGCTGGGCCGCGTCGCCGACATCAGCGGCTACGCGATCTCGCTCCTCTGGGGCGGCGTGATCACCGCCGTCGCGGTTCCGTTCGTCCTCCTCAGCCGCGGAGCGGGCGCTCCCGCCGATCTCGCGACGGCCCTCGATGAGGATGATGCCGCGCCCGAGGCCGCGATCGAAGACGAACGAGCCGCCGACGGCTGA
- a CDS encoding exonuclease SbcCD subunit D: MRILHTSDWHIGRSFHGHSTLAALRQVLDALTGQVREHDVDVVIVAGDVFDSSAPAAACYSVLSDALRSISDAGARVVVTSGNHDSAARLGFQSSLLRGGIHVVTDPLSIGTPITIADGDGPVHFYGIPFLEPALVRHLWTGVELRSQHQALAHAMSLVRADLADRPGERSVAISHCFAAGVEQTPGLERDIQQGGLDLVPLSEFEGPDYVALGHIHAQQKLSERVRYAGAPLHYSFGEADKKRGSWRVDLDAKGLAGVEWLDLPVPRRLVTLRASLDELLNDPIHAEHEQSWVCAQYTDATPQPDPMRRLLARFPHCATVMHLPQGVREPDGLTYAHRVRQARTDAELFDAFLAHVREGEGATPAESDLIREVIDDRSLVEASA; encoded by the coding sequence ATGCGCATCCTGCACACCTCGGACTGGCACATCGGGCGGTCGTTCCACGGCCACTCGACGCTCGCCGCGCTCCGCCAGGTGCTCGATGCGCTCACGGGCCAGGTGCGCGAGCACGACGTCGATGTCGTCATCGTCGCGGGCGACGTGTTCGACTCGTCGGCACCGGCGGCCGCCTGCTACTCCGTCCTGAGCGACGCCCTGCGGAGCATCTCCGACGCGGGGGCCCGTGTCGTCGTCACGAGTGGCAACCACGACTCCGCGGCGCGGCTCGGGTTCCAGTCCTCGCTTCTGCGCGGCGGCATCCACGTGGTGACCGACCCGCTCTCCATCGGGACCCCCATCACGATCGCCGACGGCGACGGTCCCGTCCACTTCTACGGCATCCCGTTCCTCGAGCCGGCTCTCGTGCGGCACCTCTGGACGGGTGTCGAGCTGAGGTCGCAGCACCAGGCCCTCGCGCACGCGATGTCGCTCGTGCGCGCCGATCTGGCCGATCGTCCGGGGGAGCGGTCCGTTGCGATCTCGCACTGCTTCGCCGCGGGAGTCGAGCAGACGCCGGGCCTCGAGCGCGACATCCAGCAGGGCGGGCTCGACCTCGTGCCGCTGTCGGAGTTCGAGGGGCCGGACTATGTGGCACTCGGCCACATCCACGCTCAGCAGAAGCTCTCCGAGCGGGTGAGATACGCCGGGGCTCCTCTCCACTACAGCTTCGGCGAGGCCGACAAGAAGCGCGGTTCCTGGCGGGTCGACCTCGACGCGAAGGGGCTCGCGGGCGTCGAGTGGCTCGATCTCCCGGTCCCGCGCCGGCTCGTCACCCTGCGCGCGAGTCTCGACGAGCTGCTCAACGACCCGATCCACGCCGAGCACGAGCAGTCGTGGGTGTGCGCCCAGTACACCGATGCCACGCCGCAGCCCGACCCGATGCGCCGGCTGCTCGCACGCTTCCCGCACTGCGCGACGGTCATGCACCTGCCCCAGGGGGTGCGCGAGCCGGACGGCCTCACCTACGCGCACCGCGTGCGTCAGGCGCGGACGGATGCCGAGCTCTTCGACGCCTTCCTCGCCCACGTCCGCGAGGGCGAGGGCGCGACCCCCGCCGAGTCCGACCTGATCCGCGAGGTCATCGACGATCGCTCGCTCGTGGAGGCATCCGCGTGA